One Georgenia wutianyii DNA segment encodes these proteins:
- the rpsT gene encoding 30S ribosomal protein S20 — translation MANIKSQKKRILTNEKARLRNKAVKSELKTHVRRVREAINAGDKETATTALQTAGRKLDKAVSKGVIHANQAAQRKSKLAKQVAGL, via the coding sequence GTGGCGAACATCAAGTCCCAGAAGAAGCGCATCCTCACCAACGAGAAGGCGCGTCTGCGCAACAAGGCCGTGAAGTCCGAGCTCAAGACGCACGTGCGTCGTGTGCGTGAGGCGATCAACGCCGGCGACAAGGAGACCGCGACGACTGCGCTCCAGACCGCCGGCCGCAAGCTCGACAAGGCCGTGAGCAAGGGCGTCATCCACGCCAACCAGGCCGCTCAGCGCAAGTCGAAGCTGGCCAAGCAGGTCGCGGGTCTCTGA
- the lepA gene encoding translation elongation factor 4 → MSPIPSPKLTAAIAPGATAPELLRNFCIIAHIDHGKSTLADRMLQLTGVVDDRAMRAQYLDRMDIERERGITIKSQAVRMPWQVGDTAYALNMIDTPGHVDFTYEVSRSLAACEGALLLVDAAQGIEAQTLANLYLAMENDLTIIPVLNKIDLPGAQPERYADELAGLIGGDPEDCLQVSGKTGVGVTALLDRIVRDIPSPVGDPDAPTRAMIFDSVYDTYRGVVTYVRVVDGAIKPREKLTMMSTGTNVDLLEIGVSSPEPRPTDGLGVGEVGYLITGVKDVRQSRVGDTVTNAARPATEAAGEYRDPQPMVYSGLFPVDGSDYPVLRDALDKLKLNDAALTYEPETSVALGFGFRCGYLGLLHLEIVRERLEREFDLDLISTAPNVVYGVVTEDGRRTEVTNPSEFPDGKIAEVYEPVVRATIITPSEFIGTVMELCQQRRGTQDGMDYLSPERVEMRYHLPLAEIVFDFFDQLKSRTRGYASFDYDADGEQSADLVKVDILLHGEKVDAFSAIVHRDKAYAYGVEMAGKLREIIPRQQFEVPIQAAIGARIIARETIRALRKDMLAKCYGGDISRKRKLLEKQKEGKKRMKSIGRVEVPPEAFIAALSSDAPTGKDAKGRK, encoded by the coding sequence GTGTCCCCGATCCCCAGCCCCAAGCTGACCGCCGCGATCGCCCCAGGGGCGACCGCCCCCGAGCTGCTGCGCAACTTCTGCATCATCGCCCACATCGACCACGGCAAGTCGACGCTGGCCGACCGCATGCTCCAGCTCACCGGTGTCGTCGACGACCGCGCCATGCGGGCCCAGTACCTCGACCGCATGGACATCGAGCGCGAGCGCGGGATCACGATCAAGTCCCAGGCCGTGCGCATGCCCTGGCAGGTCGGGGACACGGCCTACGCGCTCAACATGATCGACACGCCCGGGCACGTCGACTTCACCTACGAGGTCTCCCGCTCCCTCGCGGCCTGTGAGGGCGCGCTGCTCCTCGTCGACGCCGCCCAGGGGATCGAGGCGCAGACCCTCGCCAACCTCTACCTGGCGATGGAGAACGACCTCACGATCATCCCGGTGCTCAACAAGATCGACCTGCCCGGCGCCCAGCCCGAGCGGTACGCGGACGAGCTCGCCGGCCTCATCGGCGGCGACCCGGAGGACTGCCTGCAGGTCTCGGGCAAGACGGGCGTCGGGGTGACCGCCCTGCTCGACCGCATCGTCAGGGACATCCCGTCCCCGGTCGGTGACCCGGACGCCCCCACGCGGGCGATGATCTTCGACTCGGTCTACGACACCTACCGCGGCGTCGTCACCTACGTGCGCGTCGTCGACGGCGCGATCAAGCCGCGCGAGAAGCTCACGATGATGTCGACCGGCACGAACGTCGACCTCCTCGAGATCGGCGTCAGCTCCCCGGAGCCGCGGCCCACCGACGGGCTCGGCGTGGGTGAGGTGGGCTACCTCATCACCGGCGTCAAGGACGTGCGCCAGTCGCGCGTGGGTGACACGGTGACCAACGCCGCGCGCCCGGCGACCGAGGCGGCCGGTGAGTACCGCGACCCGCAGCCGATGGTCTACTCCGGCCTGTTCCCCGTGGACGGCTCGGACTACCCGGTGCTGCGCGACGCGCTGGACAAGCTCAAGCTCAACGACGCCGCCCTCACCTACGAGCCGGAGACCTCCGTGGCCCTCGGCTTCGGCTTCCGCTGCGGCTACCTCGGGCTGCTCCACCTGGAGATCGTGCGCGAGCGCCTCGAGCGCGAGTTCGACCTCGACCTCATCTCCACCGCCCCGAACGTCGTCTACGGCGTCGTCACCGAGGACGGCAGGCGGACGGAGGTGACCAACCCGAGCGAGTTCCCCGACGGGAAGATCGCCGAGGTCTACGAGCCGGTGGTGCGGGCGACGATCATCACGCCGTCGGAGTTCATCGGCACGGTCATGGAGCTGTGCCAGCAGCGCCGTGGCACCCAGGACGGGATGGACTACCTCTCCCCGGAGCGGGTGGAGATGCGCTACCACCTGCCGCTGGCCGAGATCGTCTTCGACTTCTTCGACCAGCTGAAGTCCCGCACGCGCGGGTACGCGTCCTTCGACTACGACGCCGACGGCGAGCAGTCGGCCGACCTCGTCAAGGTCGACATCCTCCTCCACGGTGAGAAGGTCGACGCGTTCAGCGCGATCGTCCACCGCGACAAGGCCTACGCCTACGGCGTGGAGATGGCCGGCAAGCTGCGCGAGATCATCCCCCGGCAGCAGTTCGAGGTGCCGATCCAGGCGGCCATCGGCGCCCGGATCATCGCCCGCGAGACCATCCGCGCACTGCGCAAGGACATGCTCGCCAAGTGCTACGGCGGTGACATCTCCCGTAAGCGCAAGCTCCTGGAGAAGCAGAAGGAGGGCAAGAAGCGCATGAAGTCGATCGGACGGGTCGAGGTCCCGCCGGAGGCCTTCATCGCCGCCCTGTCCTCCGACGCGCCGACGGGCAAGGACGCCAAGGGCAGGAAGTGA
- the hemW gene encoding radical SAM family heme chaperone HemW, which produces MSPALPAGDPVPADGALPASAAVGSAQRDLGVYLHVPFCRVRCGYCDFNTYTATELGGGASQAAYADTARREIDLAAGVLERAGVARREVSTVFVGGGTPTLLPAADLAAMLGHVRATWGLADGAEVTTEANPDSVTAASLEQLAAAGFTRVSFGMQSAVPHVLATLDRTHDPARLPDVVRWARDAGLDVSVDLIYGTPGESLEDWRTSLEAAVALEPDHVSAYALGIEPGTRMGAQVRRGELPMPDDDDAALKYEVADDVLTAAGLSWYEVSNFARTPERACRHNLAYWRGADWWGVGPGAHSHVGGVRWWNVKHPRAYAQRLEQGTSPGAGREVLDDAARELERVLLGVRLAEGLELEPGTGRVPERHREAVAGLIAEGLIDMPAARAGRILLTRRGRLLADTVVRALTD; this is translated from the coding sequence GTGAGCCCGGCGCTGCCCGCGGGCGACCCCGTCCCCGCGGACGGGGCGCTGCCCGCCTCCGCCGCCGTGGGTTCCGCGCAGCGGGACCTCGGGGTCTACCTGCACGTGCCGTTCTGCCGGGTGCGCTGCGGGTACTGCGACTTCAACACCTACACGGCCACCGAGCTCGGGGGCGGGGCGAGCCAGGCCGCGTACGCGGACACCGCCCGCCGCGAGATCGACCTGGCCGCCGGCGTGCTCGAGCGGGCCGGGGTGGCGCGCCGCGAGGTGTCGACCGTGTTCGTCGGCGGCGGCACGCCCACCCTGCTGCCCGCCGCCGACCTCGCGGCCATGCTCGGGCACGTGCGCGCGACGTGGGGCCTGGCCGACGGCGCGGAGGTGACGACGGAGGCGAACCCCGACTCCGTGACGGCCGCCTCGCTCGAGCAGCTCGCCGCCGCCGGGTTCACCCGGGTGTCCTTCGGCATGCAGTCCGCGGTGCCGCACGTCCTGGCCACCCTCGACCGCACCCACGACCCGGCGCGTCTGCCCGACGTCGTGCGCTGGGCACGGGACGCCGGGCTCGACGTGTCGGTCGACCTCATCTACGGCACGCCGGGGGAGTCGCTCGAGGACTGGCGCACCAGCCTGGAGGCCGCCGTCGCCCTCGAGCCGGACCACGTGTCCGCCTACGCGCTGGGCATCGAGCCGGGCACGAGGATGGGGGCGCAGGTGCGCCGCGGCGAGCTGCCCATGCCCGACGACGACGACGCAGCCCTCAAGTACGAGGTCGCCGACGACGTCCTCACCGCCGCCGGGCTGTCCTGGTACGAGGTCTCGAACTTCGCCCGCACGCCGGAGCGCGCGTGCCGGCACAACCTCGCCTACTGGCGCGGTGCGGACTGGTGGGGCGTCGGTCCCGGCGCGCACAGCCACGTCGGCGGGGTGCGCTGGTGGAACGTCAAGCACCCGCGGGCCTACGCCCAGCGCCTGGAGCAGGGGACGAGCCCGGGGGCCGGGCGCGAGGTGCTCGACGACGCCGCCCGCGAGCTCGAGCGGGTGCTGCTCGGCGTGCGCCTGGCCGAGGGGCTGGAGCTGGAGCCCGGGACCGGCCGGGTCCCCGAGCGGCACCGTGAGGCGGTGGCCGGGCTCATCGCCGAGGGGCTGATCGACATGCCCGCCGCCCGCGCCGGGCGCATCCTGCTCACCCGCCGCGGGCGCCTGCTCGCCGACACCGTGGTGCGGGCGCTCACCGACTGA
- a CDS encoding zinc-binding dehydrogenase: MPERGRRSVRPAVAVVLGAEVYAAEVREEVWPLAESLGVVRCVSDITELADLGLDVILDFAGFGTTTAGAVDIVGPGGRVVQVGMGRLDAEINMNDLIVKEVDLIGSLGGGVEDLTGVHDLMASGRLTPKITRSGKGWTACARARSGAGRVGARALRRRGRSRDRRALRAASGRSRRSVRALPRTQRAGPAASSRSSHTGP; this comes from the coding sequence GTGCCCGAGCGAGGGCGCCGGTCCGTGCGACCGGCCGTCGCCGTCGTCCTGGGGGCGGAGGTGTACGCGGCGGAGGTCCGCGAGGAGGTGTGGCCGCTGGCCGAGTCGCTGGGTGTCGTCCGGTGCGTCTCGGACATCACGGAGCTGGCCGACCTCGGTCTCGACGTCATCCTCGACTTCGCCGGTTTCGGTACGACGACGGCGGGGGCCGTCGACATCGTCGGTCCCGGCGGACGCGTCGTCCAGGTGGGGATGGGGAGGCTCGACGCCGAGATCAACATGAACGACCTCATCGTCAAGGAGGTCGACCTCATCGGCTCCCTGGGCGGTGGCGTCGAGGACCTCACCGGCGTCCATGACCTCATGGCGTCCGGCCGGCTGACCCCCAAGATCACGAGATCGGGGAAGGGCTGGACCGCCTGCGCAAGGGCCAGGTCCGGGGCCGGGCGCGTGGGCGCCCGTGCCCTAAGACGGCGGGGGCGATCACGGGACCGGCGGGCCCTCCGGGCGGCTTCCGGGCGATCCCGCCGGAGCGTACGGGCGCTACCGCGCACTCAACGTGCAGGGCCGGCCGCGTCCTCGAGGTCGTCCCACACCGGCCCGTAG
- a CDS encoding DEAD/DEAH box helicase encodes MAPTVRPGAEARALLDTRTALAGAAAAVLAEEEALRRGVVERVEAYRDARLRTELAGIDVERLRETTERNLRLQALQDAGVRTVHDVLDAGPARLEALPGVGPHTARAAVAAADRLAGALRAGFPVRVEPGEDGPLGRGLAALLHRLHGLDLLLTPHRTELADFASTVAVQAAQAAPARSRLSLLLSRPRTRDRARRALASLAGWEPWLARTGLPDVVTRLTAHLAAPRPGPLAVWEAFERDAATYYALLGEVVPGVNAVGHGALPADLVERIEAFPLDTSLLRVRLRGYQAFGARFALNQGRTLLGDEMGLGKTVQAIAVMAHLAARGEDRALVVCPASVVVNWCREVTAHSDLRVHRVHGPGRDAALAAWHREGGVAVTTFETLRHLPLPATADFRATADFPATADFRPAETPPPAVLVVDEAHYVKNPHARRSQEVAAWAEACPRVLLLTGTALLNRVEELLSLTGLLQPELVAALPAHLRLLDAETFRRHIAPVYLRRNLEDVLVELPPRLVVDEWEQLTPAAEHRYREAVASGNLMAMRRADLTVPDPADSAKLERLLEIVEEARDGGQRVVVFSFFRDVVTRVAEQVERLPGVRSYGPITGSVPAAERQEIVDAFSAGEPGAVLVSQIAAGGVGLNVQAASVVVITEPQLVPAVEDQAVGRVHRMGQVRPVQVHRLLTEDSVDERIEELLAGKRQVFDTYARESSLAQGALGAVDVTEGELARRVVAAEQARLGYGPVWDDLEDAAGPAR; translated from the coding sequence GTGGCGCCCACCGTCCGGCCCGGGGCCGAGGCCCGGGCACTGCTCGACACGCGCACCGCGCTCGCCGGGGCCGCCGCGGCCGTGCTGGCCGAGGAGGAGGCGCTGCGGCGAGGCGTCGTGGAGCGTGTCGAGGCGTACCGCGACGCACGGCTGCGGACCGAGCTCGCCGGGATCGACGTCGAGCGGCTGAGGGAGACCACCGAGCGCAACCTGCGCCTGCAGGCCCTCCAGGACGCGGGCGTGCGGACGGTGCACGACGTGCTCGACGCCGGGCCCGCCCGGCTCGAGGCGCTGCCCGGCGTGGGGCCGCACACGGCACGTGCCGCGGTGGCCGCCGCCGACCGTCTCGCCGGGGCGCTGCGCGCCGGCTTCCCGGTGCGCGTGGAGCCGGGTGAGGACGGCCCGCTCGGGCGGGGGCTGGCTGCCCTGCTCCACCGCCTCCACGGCCTGGACCTCCTGCTCACGCCGCACCGGACGGAGCTCGCCGACTTCGCCTCCACCGTGGCGGTCCAGGCGGCCCAGGCCGCACCCGCGCGCAGCCGCCTGAGCCTGCTCCTGTCCCGTCCCCGCACCCGCGACCGCGCCCGCCGGGCACTGGCGTCCCTGGCCGGCTGGGAGCCGTGGCTCGCCCGGACCGGCCTGCCCGACGTCGTCACGCGCCTCACCGCCCACCTCGCCGCGCCACGACCCGGCCCGCTCGCCGTGTGGGAGGCGTTCGAGCGCGACGCCGCGACGTACTACGCCCTGCTCGGGGAGGTGGTGCCCGGCGTCAACGCCGTGGGCCACGGGGCGCTGCCGGCCGACCTCGTCGAGCGGATCGAGGCCTTCCCGCTCGACACCTCGCTGCTGCGCGTGCGGCTGCGCGGCTACCAGGCGTTCGGGGCGAGGTTCGCGCTCAACCAGGGGCGGACGCTCCTCGGCGACGAGATGGGCCTGGGCAAGACCGTGCAGGCGATCGCCGTCATGGCGCACCTGGCCGCGCGCGGTGAGGACCGGGCGCTGGTCGTGTGCCCGGCGAGCGTCGTCGTGAACTGGTGCCGGGAGGTCACCGCGCACAGCGACCTGCGGGTGCACCGGGTCCACGGCCCGGGCCGGGACGCCGCCCTGGCCGCGTGGCACCGCGAGGGCGGCGTCGCCGTCACCACGTTCGAGACCCTCCGCCACCTCCCCCTCCCCGCGACAGCGGACTTCCGCGCGACAGCGGACTTCCCCGCGACAGCGGACTTCCGCCCCGCCGAGACGCCGCCGCCCGCCGTCCTCGTCGTCGACGAGGCGCACTACGTGAAGAACCCGCACGCCCGCCGCAGCCAGGAGGTCGCCGCCTGGGCGGAGGCCTGCCCGCGCGTGCTCCTCCTCACCGGCACGGCGCTGCTCAACCGCGTCGAGGAGCTCCTCTCGCTCACCGGCCTCCTGCAGCCCGAGCTCGTCGCCGCGCTGCCCGCGCACCTGCGCCTCCTCGACGCCGAGACGTTCCGCCGGCACATCGCGCCGGTCTACCTGCGGCGCAACCTCGAGGACGTGCTCGTCGAGCTGCCACCCCGCCTCGTGGTCGACGAGTGGGAGCAGTTGACCCCGGCCGCCGAGCACCGCTACCGCGAGGCCGTGGCGAGCGGGAACCTCATGGCCATGCGGCGTGCCGACCTCACCGTGCCCGACCCGGCGGACTCGGCGAAGCTGGAGCGCCTCCTCGAGATCGTCGAGGAGGCGCGCGACGGCGGCCAGCGCGTCGTCGTCTTCTCCTTCTTCCGCGACGTCGTCACCCGGGTCGCCGAGCAGGTGGAGCGGCTGCCCGGCGTGCGCTCCTACGGTCCGATCACCGGCTCGGTGCCGGCGGCCGAGCGGCAGGAAATCGTCGACGCGTTCTCCGCGGGCGAGCCCGGCGCCGTGCTCGTCAGCCAGATCGCGGCGGGCGGGGTGGGGCTCAACGTGCAGGCGGCGAGCGTCGTCGTCATCACCGAGCCGCAGCTCGTGCCGGCCGTCGAGGACCAGGCCGTCGGGCGGGTGCACCGGATGGGCCAGGTGCGGCCGGTGCAGGTCCACCGTCTGCTCACCGAGGACAGCGTCGACGAGCGCATCGAGGAGCTGCTCGCCGGGAAGCGGCAGGTCTTCGACACCTACGCCCGCGAGTCGAGCCTCGCGCAGGGCGCGCTCGGCGCCGTCGATGTCACCGAGGGCGAGCTCGCGCGCCGGGTGGTCGCCGCCGAGCAGGCCCGGCTCGGCTACGGGCCGGTGTGGGACGACCTCGAGGACGCGGCCGGCCCTGCACGTTGA
- a CDS encoding DUF3097 domain-containing protein, whose amino-acid sequence MIDRYGSDVLASDPHRTGAHAHRRTTQDQPAETGLVVEDVETGWVGAVTRVEKSGGVHVVVLEDRKGRTRTFPLGAGFWVEGKPVRLVPPARRAAPRGPVTAGGRRLTASGSIAVEQDRARVARASRIWVEGRHDAELVERVWGDDLRVEGVVVELLEGVDNLAAVLADFRPGPTRRAGVLVDHLVTGSKETRLVAEALRSLGPRAAANVKVLGHPYVDVWQAVRPERVGLRAWPDVPRGTDIKVGTLAALGWPHADQGDVARGWKRILGTVRSYKDLSPALLGRMEELIDFVTEIPE is encoded by the coding sequence GTGATCGATCGCTACGGCTCGGACGTCCTCGCCTCCGACCCGCACCGCACCGGTGCCCACGCCCACCGCCGCACGACCCAGGACCAGCCGGCCGAGACCGGCCTCGTCGTCGAGGACGTCGAGACCGGCTGGGTGGGCGCGGTGACCCGGGTGGAGAAGTCCGGTGGGGTGCACGTCGTCGTCCTCGAGGACCGCAAGGGCCGCACCCGCACGTTCCCGCTCGGGGCGGGCTTCTGGGTGGAGGGCAAGCCGGTACGGCTCGTGCCCCCGGCGCGCCGGGCCGCCCCCCGCGGGCCGGTGACGGCCGGTGGGCGCCGGCTCACGGCGTCGGGCTCGATCGCGGTCGAGCAGGACCGGGCCCGGGTGGCGCGCGCGTCGCGCATCTGGGTGGAGGGACGTCACGACGCCGAGCTCGTCGAGCGGGTGTGGGGCGACGACCTGCGGGTCGAGGGGGTCGTCGTCGAGCTGCTCGAGGGCGTGGACAACCTCGCCGCGGTGCTCGCGGACTTCCGTCCCGGACCGACCCGCCGCGCGGGCGTGCTGGTCGACCACCTCGTCACCGGCTCCAAGGAGACCCGGCTCGTCGCCGAGGCACTGCGCTCGCTCGGCCCGCGGGCCGCGGCCAACGTCAAGGTGCTCGGCCACCCGTACGTCGACGTGTGGCAGGCGGTGCGGCCCGAGCGGGTGGGGCTGCGGGCGTGGCCGGACGTGCCGCGCGGCACGGACATCAAGGTCGGCACGCTCGCCGCGCTCGGCTGGCCGCACGCCGACCAGGGCGACGTCGCCCGCGGGTGGAAGCGCATCCTGGGCACCGTGCGGAGCTACAAGGACCTGTCCCCCGCCCTGCTCGGTCGCATGGAGGAGCTCATCGACTTCGTCACCGAGATCCCCGAGTAG
- the hrcA gene encoding heat-inducible transcriptional repressor HrcA produces the protein MAQDRQLDVLRAIVEDYVETREPVGSKALVERHALGVSPATIRNDMAMLEERGYIHQPHTSAGRVPTDKGYRLFVDQLSTLKPLTAAERRAIAHLLDGAVDLDDVVERTVRLLAQLTHQVAVVQYPSLRNSALRHVELVPLSDRRLLVVVITDSGRVEQRSLEVPTALDPVVLAELRARINAGSIGRRVADIGTALEDTTRRFAPEHRPLVSQVVGLLTETLRLDAEERIVMAGTANLARADVDFSRTIGPVLEALEEQVVLLRLLEEMSADDAVAVSIGQENQHESLSEASIVATAYGGGNEGVARLGVLGPTRMDYPSAMSSVRAVARYLSRILKG, from the coding sequence ATGGCTCAGGACCGCCAGCTCGACGTGCTGCGGGCGATCGTCGAGGACTACGTGGAGACGCGCGAGCCGGTGGGCTCCAAGGCGCTCGTCGAGCGCCACGCGCTCGGCGTCTCCCCGGCGACCATCCGCAACGACATGGCGATGCTCGAGGAGCGCGGCTACATCCACCAGCCGCACACCTCCGCCGGGCGCGTGCCCACCGACAAGGGCTACCGGCTGTTCGTCGACCAGCTCTCCACCCTCAAGCCGCTGACGGCCGCCGAGCGGCGCGCCATCGCGCACCTGCTCGACGGCGCCGTCGACCTCGACGACGTCGTCGAGCGCACCGTGCGCCTGCTCGCCCAGCTCACCCACCAGGTCGCCGTCGTCCAGTACCCCTCGCTGCGCAACTCCGCGCTGCGCCACGTCGAGCTCGTGCCGCTGTCGGACCGCCGGCTGCTCGTCGTCGTCATCACCGACTCCGGCCGCGTCGAGCAGCGCTCCCTCGAGGTCCCCACCGCCCTGGACCCCGTCGTGCTCGCCGAGCTCCGCGCCCGGATCAACGCCGGGAGCATCGGGCGCCGGGTCGCCGACATCGGCACCGCCCTGGAGGACACGACCAGGCGCTTCGCCCCCGAGCACCGCCCGCTCGTCTCCCAGGTGGTCGGCCTGCTCACCGAGACGCTGCGGCTGGACGCCGAGGAGCGCATCGTCATGGCCGGGACGGCGAACCTCGCCCGCGCGGACGTCGACTTCTCCCGCACCATCGGCCCCGTCCTCGAGGCGCTGGAGGAGCAGGTCGTCCTCCTGCGCCTGCTCGAGGAGATGTCGGCCGACGACGCCGTGGCCGTGAGCATCGGGCAGGAGAACCAGCACGAGTCGCTGTCGGAGGCATCCATCGTGGCCACGGCCTACGGTGGGGGCAACGAGGGCGTGGCCAGGCTCGGCGTGCTGGGGCCCACCCGGATGGACTACCCCTCGGCGATGTCCTCCGTGCGCGCCGTGGCCCGCTACCTCTCGCGGATACTCAAGGGCTGA
- the dnaJ gene encoding molecular chaperone DnaJ, whose product MNDYYEILGVPRTATQEEIKRAYRKLARKLHPDVAGPEAEEQFKEVGRAYEVLSNPEKRQMYDLGGESALGGGGAGGGFGFSDIFETFFGAAGGASRGPAPRGRRGQDALIRLEVDLRDAVFGVEEEVQVDTAVLCGTCNGTCTRPGTSVQTCAVCGGRGSVQRVARSFLGNVMTTSPCSACGGHGTTIPDPCPECSGQGRVRTRRAIPVSVPAGVDTGNRIKLTGSGEVGPGGGPAGDLYVELKVRSHPVFARRGDDLVARVQVPMTAAALGTVLRLETFDGVQEIDIAPGTQPEEVLTLPGLGVGHLSGNGRGDLKVEVDVEVPTALDDRQRELLTELARMRGEERAEPRLASASNGVFSRLRDKLSGR is encoded by the coding sequence GTGAACGACTACTACGAGATCCTCGGTGTGCCGCGTACCGCGACGCAGGAGGAGATCAAGCGCGCCTACCGCAAGCTCGCGCGCAAGCTGCACCCGGACGTCGCCGGCCCGGAGGCGGAGGAGCAGTTCAAGGAGGTCGGGCGCGCCTACGAGGTGCTGTCCAACCCCGAGAAGCGCCAGATGTACGACCTCGGCGGGGAGTCGGCGCTCGGCGGCGGGGGCGCCGGCGGCGGCTTCGGGTTCTCCGACATCTTCGAGACCTTCTTCGGCGCCGCGGGCGGAGCCTCGCGCGGGCCCGCCCCGCGCGGCCGACGCGGCCAGGACGCCCTCATCCGGCTCGAGGTCGACCTGCGCGACGCCGTCTTCGGTGTCGAGGAGGAGGTCCAGGTCGACACCGCCGTCCTGTGCGGGACGTGCAACGGCACGTGCACCCGGCCCGGCACGAGCGTGCAGACCTGCGCCGTGTGCGGCGGGCGCGGCTCCGTCCAGCGGGTGGCGCGCTCCTTCCTCGGCAACGTCATGACGACCTCGCCCTGCTCGGCCTGCGGCGGGCACGGCACGACCATCCCGGACCCGTGCCCCGAGTGCTCCGGCCAGGGCCGGGTGCGCACCCGTCGTGCCATCCCGGTCTCCGTGCCGGCCGGCGTGGACACCGGCAACCGGATCAAGCTCACCGGCAGCGGCGAGGTCGGCCCCGGCGGCGGCCCGGCCGGGGACCTCTACGTCGAGCTCAAGGTCCGCTCCCACCCCGTCTTCGCGCGCCGCGGTGACGACCTCGTCGCGCGCGTCCAGGTCCCGATGACGGCCGCCGCGCTCGGCACCGTGCTGCGCCTGGAGACCTTCGACGGCGTGCAGGAGATCGACATCGCCCCCGGCACCCAGCCCGAGGAGGTCCTCACCCTGCCCGGCCTCGGCGTGGGCCACCTGTCGGGCAACGGGCGCGGCGACCTCAAGGTCGAGGTCGACGTCGAGGTGCCCACCGCGCTGGACGACCGGCAGCGCGAGCTGCTCACCGAGCTCGCCCGGATGCGCGGCGAGGAGCGCGCCGAGCCGCGCCTGGCCTCCGCGTCCAACGGCGTCTTCTCGCGGCTGCGGGACAAGCTCTCGGGCCGCTGA
- a CDS encoding 16S rRNA (uracil(1498)-N(3))-methyltransferase, with protein MSAPVFLGRPEDLAVAQVGATLTVSGPEGRHAVAVRRVRPGEVVDVVDGEGVRARGEVTAAAGEELTVRVTDLTREPAPSVRLTLVQALAKGGRDEQAVETATEVGVDGVVPWQSERCVSVWAGKKAGRGRERWQSVALAATKQARRARLPHVEELVVGRGLLDRVARVVDAGGAVLVLHEEATEPVTQVPLPAADAEVLLVVGPEGGLSPREVTDLAERGARVVRLGPHVLRTSTAGPVALALVSARLGRW; from the coding sequence ATGAGCGCGCCCGTCTTCCTCGGCCGCCCCGAGGACCTCGCCGTCGCGCAGGTCGGGGCCACCCTCACGGTCAGCGGGCCGGAGGGCCGCCACGCCGTCGCCGTGCGCCGGGTGCGGCCCGGTGAGGTCGTCGACGTCGTCGACGGTGAGGGCGTGCGCGCCCGCGGCGAGGTCACGGCCGCGGCGGGGGAGGAGCTCACCGTCCGGGTGACGGACCTCACCCGGGAGCCGGCGCCCTCCGTGCGGCTCACCCTCGTCCAGGCGCTGGCCAAGGGCGGGCGGGACGAGCAGGCCGTCGAGACGGCGACCGAGGTCGGCGTCGACGGCGTCGTGCCGTGGCAGAGCGAGCGGTGCGTGTCCGTGTGGGCCGGGAAGAAGGCCGGGCGTGGCCGGGAGCGCTGGCAGTCCGTGGCGCTCGCCGCGACCAAGCAGGCACGCCGCGCGCGCCTCCCGCACGTCGAGGAGCTCGTCGTCGGCCGGGGGCTGCTCGACCGCGTCGCGCGCGTCGTCGACGCCGGCGGCGCCGTCCTCGTCCTCCACGAGGAGGCCACCGAGCCGGTGACGCAGGTGCCGCTGCCCGCCGCGGACGCCGAGGTGCTCCTCGTCGTCGGGCCGGAGGGCGGGCTGAGCCCGCGCGAGGTCACCGACCTCGCCGAGCGGGGCGCGAGGGTCGTGCGGCTCGGGCCGCACGTGCTGCGCACCTCCACCGCCGGGCCGGTCGCCCTGGCGCTCGTCTCGGCACGGCTGGGCCGCTGGTAG